Proteins from a single region of Cyanobacteria bacterium GSL.Bin1:
- a CDS encoding nucleotidyltransferase, producing the protein MKVSLLPIRLNLDKVANFCQHYHIQKLALFGSVVREDFTSQSDVDVLVEFESGKTPGLAIITMEDELSKIINWSVDLRTPKDLSHYFRDEVMKEAFVIYEQN; encoded by the coding sequence CAATTCGCTTAAATCTTGACAAAGTTGCTAACTTTTGTCAACATTACCATATTCAAAAATTAGCTTTATTTGGTTCAGTGGTGAGGGAAGATTTTACATCTCAAAGTGATGTGGATGTCTTGGTAGAATTTGAATCAGGAAAGACACCGGGGTTAGCCATCATTACAATGGAGGATGAGCTATCAAAAATCATTAATTGGTCAGTTGATCTCAGAACTCCCAAGGATTTAAGTCATTATTTCCGAGATGAGGTGATGAAAGAGGCTTTCGTTATCTATGAGCAAAATTGA